The nucleotide sequence TATTGCAATACTCTTTTGCTTTAAAATCTTTCTGAGATCATTTGCCTGTTTGATCAGGCTCTTTTCGTTAAGTTTATTCTTATGTACTTCTACCCTAACATACTTTGTGGGTTCGATTTTTTTTTCAAAATATCCATCAAACTCGATCAGAGTCATGCCTTCAAACTCGCTTGATAACTTTTTTACAACTTCAAGATATCCTTCTATCCTAGGTAAGTAAAATTTTATTGAATTCCTTAGTTTCTGTATCCTGAAATCCTTTGCATTTTTGGTCATACTCCATGTTCTGTTATATAATAAATAAGCGAATAGGGCATCTATACCTCCTTACAGGAGCGTAAAACTTTTCTTATTTCCTGCTTTTTTGAAGATTATTGAAGTTTATCGGATTAAGACGATATACTTCCTGATATAATAATGCGAAAGCCCTATACAAATGAGAGAAACTATTCTTGAGTCACGCGATAAGATAAGAATATCAGTTGCGTCGACAATTAGCATGTCTAATGTAGAGATCATACAATTAAATACTGATAACGGTTGCGAATCTGTCACACAGAAATGCGACAAAATAAGGGCTTGTATGGCAAATAATACAATATAGCGAAAGTAATGCTATAGGTCCACGTCTAACTTATTGCTAAGAATAATAGTAGATAATCAGACCTAGCATAGAATTTTAGTGGTGAATGTTCTGGTATAACCGTACTATGGCATTTCTATTTATTATGGTTTGAAAAAAGGATCGTGCAAGGTATATTCAATAGAGTAATTATTCCATGTACTTATTATATTATTTAACATATTTTTAATAGTAAGTGAAATGGAGAGTTGATAAAATTAACAGGATCCTCAGAAATGCTTATTTGAAATACTACAATACCTTTTCCTTAAATAAGAATTTATTAATTTCAGGGATTTCCGGTTTCCTTCTTAGTTTGGTCGTTGCATACTTTTCTGCTGAATATTCTGTCGATTTTGTGCTAAACTCAGCATTGACAGTGATAACTGGTTATCTTACTTATAAGACAATTTTTGCGATTCTCTTTCATCGAGACAATAAACGAAGTTATACAAAGAAATTGACTGGAAAATTAAATTTTCAAAAATTGAAACAAATTCTGTTCAAAATGCTTTTCGCTAGTTCCGTTTTTGATATTGTAAATAATATCACAAGATTCATTCTCATAATTCAGCTCTTAAAGTTAGAATATTCAGCAGTAGAATCTGCAACCATCTCTTCTATAATTGCGTCCATATTATCATATGCCGTTATAAATCTTATTATAAGATATATTCATGTTTTCGGTTCTAAGAAATAATAGATTTTCGGGGTCATGTATCATTGACTTTATGCAAGGAGATCATAGCAATATTTGATACAAGACCACTCGCATATTCTTAGGATTGAGACAATGGAGTAGGTGCAGACTGATTATGGGAAGGCTCGAAAATATGAAAGATCATCTAATATATTGTAAATATATTATCTGATAAAAAAATTGTTTGTATTGCATCTAGTTTGATATCCTTCGCAAAAGTTTACAAAGGTAAAGCCAAACCAAATGCAACTCCTAAAGCTGCTAGCACAATTAAGATAACACCTATGATCGCCAAGATAATTCCTAGGATCCTAGCAATTTTTGTGGCAACGGGTGGTAACATTCCAGCTACTGCGTACAAAATAATTCCTATTATTAATAGAATTATTCCTCCAACTAAACTCATATCTTCTTATTATACAAAAAAGGTTATTAACATCTAGTACATCTCGTTTCTGATTCAATAGGTTTGTTCACGGAATATGTTGCCACGTATTATCAGCCTATTCGGTTTTGACGCAGCGATCATTGTACCCTATATTGTATCTGAGAATAAAAGAGTACTTTTGCAATGACTGTGTTTAATCTCTTTTTAGTTGATAGAAAATCGGCATGCGATTAAAACATTGACTATTTCTATTTGATTCATCCTTATTGCGTATTTATCATCTGTAAGGATCTGACTATTATCCCTTTTGTACTCCATTAAGCAGCCATTGCCTTACTTGTGCAAACTTCGCATTCCCTCTCTGAAGCATCAGTTGGTAGGAATGAGGATTTAGTAATTTTTTTGCTTTCCCTTCCTATTTGGAATCAACCGAGCTATGTCTTCATCAGCTTTATTGCCGAAATTGTTAAGCGGTGCATCACTGGCCTTAGGGCCAAACCACCCCGTGGATGACACATGAAGATGTACATGGCTCGGGGTTACAAATTTACACTGCTTCTCAAACATATATCAGGAAGCAACTGCATGATATGTACTGCCAAACTATACTAACCCGATTGCCGAAAATCATAAATTTGTTATTAAATTGAAATGGCAATAGGATACTTTTAAAAATTTATAAAGTTATGCCCGAATAGAGTGAGGAACTACTATTAGCACATACAAATTTCATCGAAGAAACGATTATGTGGATATCCTGAGTAAAATGTTTAGATATATAGTAAAAAAATTTTAGAGAAATATCATCGATCCATTAATTAATTGTAATAGACAGAACAGGACACAACATTAATAGAGTTCAATCCCTAAGCTCCTACGTACTTATGGTATATTTCGGACTACATTGTCATTTTTCTGCATTAAATGAGGATCCTAAGCAGTTTATTCTCTACTTCACAAACATTGATTCAAATAAGTTCATCTATTTGAACTTTGTTGCAAATTAATAGGTATTAGCATTTTGTTACCTAAATTAAAAATCTTAATGGTAAGTACGGAATACCCTCCAATGCATGGAGGAGTGGGACGATATACCGAGAACTTGGTTAAATCTCTGCTTTTGCGGGGTTTAGAGGTAGATGTGGTCTCCGATTCCCATGGCGCTGGTAGATATCACGGTTTGTCGCCTTACAAGAGGAAAAATTTGAATTCAAATGTCTTAACAGCATTGATTAAGAAAATTATGCCCGATATCGTTCATGTCCAGCATGAACATGGATTATATTACTATAATCAAAATCCAATATATCCCCTTCAATCCTACACAGGTCTAGACGATTTTTACGAACGCTGCAATGTTCCCATTGTAACTACGTTTCATACATCCATGTATTTTAAGCAGTGGATGCAACTCGTAAATGTATCAAAGAAAAAGAAGGACCTATTAAATCTAAAGACATACTACAAATTATGGAGGCAGTTCATAAACTATCACAAATTCCATTCCATAAATAGACATATAATGGCTAAAAGCTCATGTGGTATAGTTTTTTCCAATTATTTGAGACAGCTTATCCCTGATACAACAGTGGTATACCATGGGTCAGAACCGTTTTGCCAAACAGTAATTTCTAAGGCTGAAGCACGGAACAAACTCCGTTTGCCTCAGAATGGCAGACTAGCTCTAGCTCAAGGATTCTTTACTAATACTAAAGGATGGGATATGATTAAAAAAATTCAAATGCCAAAGAATTGGAAACTGGTGATAAACTTTTCCAAGAATTTCTATAACAAAGAAAATATTGAAATAAAGTTACCGGAGAAGAATATCATTAATTTAAATAAAGATTATCTTACAGAAGAAGAGCTCTCATTGTTACTCTTTGCAGTTGATGCGCTATTCTTGCCTTATAAGGTCAGTTCTGGTTCGGGAACAATGTTCGACGGATTGGGCCACGGGAAACCATTTATAGCATCTGATCTTGGATTTTTTAGAGAATTTTCCAACATGAATTTAGGTATAGTTTCCAAGAGGGATCCTAAATCTTTTGAAAGGGTATTTATGGAACTGGACCAAAACTATCAAAAGTTTGAGTTGCATGCAAAGGAATTTGGAAGGAAAATCTTGTGGGATAATATTGCAAGGCAACACATCCAAATATATACAAATCTAGCTGAAAAAGCAAAAATCTCAATGGGAGTAACTCATTTCCATTCAGAAGACTCGCTGTATAATAAAATCACAGCCCCAAAGCCTATTCATAAGGATATAAATAACAAATTATCGCCATAAATCTCGATAAAACAGTTTGCATCCTCTAATAATGCTATTTTTATATACTTAGAATCGTAGTGATAATAGGGATTTAAAAAAAAGAATTCAGATTATCTAAATGGATAACATTAGGATCATTCAGGTTATGAAAGTTCAAGATCCTAACTTCTCACATTTAGGGTATCTGATTTTACGCGGTTTAGGATATATAATTAATGTCTGTAGATTGTCAACCCCTTTGTTTGACTTTAAATCCCCTAAATAGGTAAATATCTTAAGGGAGAGACATCCTTCACAAGATACATGAAGCA is from Candidatus Nitrosocosmicus arcticus and encodes:
- a CDS encoding glycosyltransferase, translated to MVSTEYPPMHGGVGRYTENLVKSLLLRGLEVDVVSDSHGAGRYHGLSPYKRKNLNSNVLTALIKKIMPDIVHVQHEHGLYYYNQNPIYPLQSYTGLDDFYERCNVPIVTTFHTSMYFKQWMQLVNVSKKKKDLLNLKTYYKLWRQFINYHKFHSINRHIMAKSSCGIVFSNYLRQLIPDTTVVYHGSEPFCQTVISKAEARNKLRLPQNGRLALAQGFFTNTKGWDMIKKIQMPKNWKLVINFSKNFYNKENIEIKLPEKNIINLNKDYLTEEELSLLLFAVDALFLPYKVSSGSGTMFDGLGHGKPFIASDLGFFREFSNMNLGIVSKRDPKSFERVFMELDQNYQKFELHAKEFGRKILWDNIARQHIQIYTNLAEKAKISMGVTHFHSEDSLYNKITAPKPIHKDINNKLSP